The following proteins come from a genomic window of Alnus glutinosa chromosome 10, dhAlnGlut1.1, whole genome shotgun sequence:
- the LOC133879891 gene encoding rust resistance kinase Lr10-like isoform X1, translating to MDISLQVGISYFFLLLVFIVVGHGEGQNECSELQCGPRGPAVRFPFSLKNRQQDHCGFPGFNLSCTETNDTELELPDSVKLFVKMIDYKSQVIHLYDPDDCFPRQLQRFNLSASPFDFKRDYMYLDEIHGYSLFNCSQAKATNDSRSHRISCLSGAGNQFYAIYTYDDISFLPMSSCRKMYDVRFILRNIIFGDEKVLELKWNSPACEHCEGEGKNCRMKNMGNGSETECFPRQPKHTIGESKKFVAIGVSVGSFLLVLAVFAVYYIYRYDKVEKANQANIQKFLDDYRNFKPTRYLYADIERITSQFTDKLGEGAYGTVFKGKLSNEIYVAVKILNMPKKNGEEFINEVGTMGRIHHVNVVRLVGFCADGFKRALVYEFLPNGSLDKFISSTNTKNNFLGWDKLQEIAIGIANGIEYLHQGCDQRIVHFDIKPHNILLDQNFNPKISDFGHAKLCSKDQSVVSMTTARGTMGYIAPEVFSRNFGNVSYKADVYSFGMLLLEIIGGRKNVDVEENTSEVYFPEWIYNLMEQKEDLQVFIESDRDAIIAKKLAIVGLWCIQWHPGDRPSMKGAIQMLEEIDNLTMPPNPFVSTSS from the exons ATGGATATTTCCTTACAAGTGGGAATCTCCTACTTCTTCTTGCTTCTTGTTTTCATCGTAGTAGGGCATGGAGAAGGCCAAAATGAGTGTTCTGAATTACAGTGTGGACCCCGCGGCCCAGCCGTCCGATTTCCTTTCAGTCTCAAAAACAGGCAGCAAGATCACTGTGGCTTTCCTGGGTTTAATCTTTCCTGCACTGAGACAAATGATACAGAGCTCGAGCTGCCCGATTCAGTAAAGCTCTTTGTTAAAATGATTGACTACAAATCTCAGGTAATTCATTTATATGACCCAGATGATTGCTTCCCAAGACAGCTTCAGCGATTCAATTTATCTGCCTCGCCTTTTGATTTCAAACGAGACTACATGTATTTGGATGAAATTCATGGCTATTCCTTATTCAATTGTTCCCAAGCAAAAGCAACCAACGACAGTAGATCCCACCGGATCTCCTGTCTTAGTGGCGCTGGCAACCAATTTTATGCCATATATACATATGATGACATCAGCTTCTTGCCCATGTCATCTTGTAGGAAGATGTACGATGTTCGATTCATTCTACGTAATATAATTTTCGGAGATGAAAAAGTTTTAGAATTGAAGTGGAACAGTCCAGCATGCGAACACTGCGAAGGGGAAGGGAAGAATTGTAGAATGAAGAACATGGGCAATGGCTCAGAAACAGAGTGCTTCCCTAGACAACCTAAACACACCATAG GtgaatcaaaaaaatttgtggCTATTG GTGTTTCCGTAGGTTCATTTCTATTAGTACTAGCGGTCTTTGCAGTCTACTATATCTATAGATATGATAAAGTAGAAAAGGCAAACCAAGCAAATATCCAAAAGTTTTTGGACGATTACAGAAATTTTAAGCCCACAAGGTATTTGTATGCTGATATTGAAAGGATTACAAGTCAATTTACTGATAAGCTAGGTGAAGGAGCTTATGGAACGGTGTTCAAAGGAAAGCTTTCCAATGAAATCTATGTTGCGGTGAAGATCTTAAACATGCCCAAGAAAAATGGGgaagaattcatcaatgaaGTTGGAACAATGGGTAGGATCCACCATGTTAATGTGGTTCGCTTGGTTGGGTTTTGTGCTGATGGATTTAAACGAGCTCTAGTTTACGAGTTCTTACCAAATGGATCATTGGACAAGTTCATATCTTCAACAAACACCAAGAACAATTTTCTTGGTTGGGATAAGTTGCAAGAAATAGCAATTGGCATAGCGAATGGAATTGAATATCTTCACCAAGGATGCGACCAACGGATCGTCCATTTTGATATAAAACCTCATAATATTTTGCTAGACCAAAACTTCaatccaaaaatttctgatttCGGTCATGCCAAATTGTGTTCTAAGGATCAAAGTGTAGTGTCCATGACAACAGCAAGGGGGACCATGGGTTATATTGCACCCGAAGTGTTCTCTAGAAACTTCGGAAATGTGTCTTATAAAGCAGATGTTTATAGTTTTGGAATGTTGTTGCTTGAAATAATTGGAGGGAGGAAAAATGTTGACGTTGAGGAGAACACTAGCGAAGTCTACTTTCCAGAATGGATTTACAATCTCATGGAACAAAAAGAAGACCTACAAGTCTTCATTGAGAGTGATAGAGATGCAATAATTGCAAAGAAACTTGCAATTGTTGGACTTTGGTGTATTCAGTGGCATCCAGGGGATCGTCCTTCCATGAAAGGTGCAATTCAAATGTTAGAAGAAATAGATAATTTAACCATGCCTCCTAATCCTTTTGTCTCCACAAGCTCTTAG
- the LOC133879891 gene encoding rust resistance kinase Lr10-like isoform X2 gives MYDVRFILRNIIFGDEKVLELKWNSPACEHCEGEGKNCRMKNMGNGSETECFPRQPKHTIGESKKFVAIGVSVGSFLLVLAVFAVYYIYRYDKVEKANQANIQKFLDDYRNFKPTRYLYADIERITSQFTDKLGEGAYGTVFKGKLSNEIYVAVKILNMPKKNGEEFINEVGTMGRIHHVNVVRLVGFCADGFKRALVYEFLPNGSLDKFISSTNTKNNFLGWDKLQEIAIGIANGIEYLHQGCDQRIVHFDIKPHNILLDQNFNPKISDFGHAKLCSKDQSVVSMTTARGTMGYIAPEVFSRNFGNVSYKADVYSFGMLLLEIIGGRKNVDVEENTSEVYFPEWIYNLMEQKEDLQVFIESDRDAIIAKKLAIVGLWCIQWHPGDRPSMKGAIQMLEEIDNLTMPPNPFVSTSS, from the exons ATGTACGATGTTCGATTCATTCTACGTAATATAATTTTCGGAGATGAAAAAGTTTTAGAATTGAAGTGGAACAGTCCAGCATGCGAACACTGCGAAGGGGAAGGGAAGAATTGTAGAATGAAGAACATGGGCAATGGCTCAGAAACAGAGTGCTTCCCTAGACAACCTAAACACACCATAG GtgaatcaaaaaaatttgtggCTATTG GTGTTTCCGTAGGTTCATTTCTATTAGTACTAGCGGTCTTTGCAGTCTACTATATCTATAGATATGATAAAGTAGAAAAGGCAAACCAAGCAAATATCCAAAAGTTTTTGGACGATTACAGAAATTTTAAGCCCACAAGGTATTTGTATGCTGATATTGAAAGGATTACAAGTCAATTTACTGATAAGCTAGGTGAAGGAGCTTATGGAACGGTGTTCAAAGGAAAGCTTTCCAATGAAATCTATGTTGCGGTGAAGATCTTAAACATGCCCAAGAAAAATGGGgaagaattcatcaatgaaGTTGGAACAATGGGTAGGATCCACCATGTTAATGTGGTTCGCTTGGTTGGGTTTTGTGCTGATGGATTTAAACGAGCTCTAGTTTACGAGTTCTTACCAAATGGATCATTGGACAAGTTCATATCTTCAACAAACACCAAGAACAATTTTCTTGGTTGGGATAAGTTGCAAGAAATAGCAATTGGCATAGCGAATGGAATTGAATATCTTCACCAAGGATGCGACCAACGGATCGTCCATTTTGATATAAAACCTCATAATATTTTGCTAGACCAAAACTTCaatccaaaaatttctgatttCGGTCATGCCAAATTGTGTTCTAAGGATCAAAGTGTAGTGTCCATGACAACAGCAAGGGGGACCATGGGTTATATTGCACCCGAAGTGTTCTCTAGAAACTTCGGAAATGTGTCTTATAAAGCAGATGTTTATAGTTTTGGAATGTTGTTGCTTGAAATAATTGGAGGGAGGAAAAATGTTGACGTTGAGGAGAACACTAGCGAAGTCTACTTTCCAGAATGGATTTACAATCTCATGGAACAAAAAGAAGACCTACAAGTCTTCATTGAGAGTGATAGAGATGCAATAATTGCAAAGAAACTTGCAATTGTTGGACTTTGGTGTATTCAGTGGCATCCAGGGGATCGTCCTTCCATGAAAGGTGCAATTCAAATGTTAGAAGAAATAGATAATTTAACCATGCCTCCTAATCCTTTTGTCTCCACAAGCTCTTAG